Genomic segment of Paenalkalicoccus suaedae:
GCCTCGATCGTTGCACCCTTGGCTGCCTCACGGGACAGCCTTAAAGGGCTTATTATGCTGCTGGGTGTTTCTCTTGTTCACTCGACATTGCTTCAAACATTTCTTCTTCAGATCTCACAGGATCTTTACCAGGAAGAACTTGATTTAATACAATCCCGACAACTGTTGCGAGTGCCATTCCAGGAATGGATAATGATTCGTTTACTTGAATCATTGCTCCACCTATTCCAATCACTAAGATAACAGAAGAAATGATTAAGTTACGTTTGTTCCCAATATCGACTTTATTATCAATAAGCATTCGTAAACCACTTGATGCGATGATACCGAAGAGCAGGATGGATACTCCGCCCATTACTGCTGTTGGGATCGTTGTAATAAAAGCAGATACTTTACCGATAAAGCCGAAGAGGATAGCTAGTGTTGCTGCTCCACCTATGACGAATACGCTAAAGACTCTCGTTAACGCGACAACGCCTATATTTTCTCCATAAGTCGTGTTTGGAGGTCCTCCTAAGAAGGAGCTTATGATCGTCGCAAAACCATCTCCGAAAATAGAGCGGTGTAGACCTGGCTTTTTAACTAAGTTTTTGCCAACAACTTTGCTTAGTACCATTTGATCTCCGAGGTGCTCAGTTAATGTGACAAGCGCGATAGGCACCATGATGAGGATGATCTCCCATGACACAGATGGTGTGTACGTGACGAATGGGACTAAGAATGGTGGTGCTTCAATCCAAGCGGCTTCTCTAATGGCCGTCAGATCAACAATGCCAGTAGCTAGCGCGAGTGAGTAACCTGCTGCTATCCCGATGAGGATGGGGATAAGGCCGAAGAACCCTTTAAAGAACACCGAAGCAATGATCGTAATGGCGAGTGTTGCCAGTGCGACTGCAAACAGCGTGCCATCATATGCGCCAGTCTCTGGATTGTTCATGGCCATGTCAATTGCAACTCCGGCAAGGCCGAGACCGATGACCATGATAACTGGTCCTACGACAATCGGCGGTAGTAGTTGCATCAACCACCTTACGCCAGTGCGTTTAATAATAAGTGCGACAATTGCATATAGGATACCTGCAAAGAAGCTTCCGATCATGGCGCCTTCTGGTCCGCCAATTAAAATCGCTGATTGAATGGGAATGATAAATGCAAAGGATGAGCCTAAGTAGGCAGGAATTTGACCCTTTGTAATAAGGAGATAGCTTAGTGTCCCAAGGCCACTCGATACGAGAGCGACTGCTGGGCTTAAGCCAGTTAGTAGAGGTACTAAAATCGTAGCGCCAAACATGGCGAATAAGTGCTGGAGGCTCAATACGAACCATTTGTCAAAACGTGGGATTTCTTGAATGCCGACTTCTTTATTCATGTCTTATTCCTCCTAAATTCATTGAGCTTAAGAGGCTTATTCGCGCTATATATGCAGGAATAAGACCCCTTTGTAGCCTCTCTGGACTACGTTAAAGGATGTTTATTAAATGATGCGTACTTGCTCTTCTTGATCTACTTCAGTAAGCTTGACATCCACAACCTCCGATTTAGAGGTTGGTACGTTTTTACCTACATAATCTGGTCTGATTGGTAGCTCGCGGTGTCCACGATCTATGAGGACCGCTAGCTGTATCTGAGCGGGTCTTGCAATATCGATAATGGCATCGAGTCCTGCTCTCACCGTTCTGCCTGTGTATAACACATCATCAACAAGCACGACTTTTTTGTTCGCGATATCCGTTTTAATATCTGTCCCGTGAAGCTTTGGCTCATTGGACGCATTTTTGTGAGATAAATCATCTCGGTATAGCGTAATATCAATTTCACCAGTGGCAACACGTTTGCCTTCGATATCTTCAATTCGAGCTGCTAATCTCTCCGCAAGATAAGCTCCTCGTGTTTTAATCCCGACTAGGACGATATCATCTGTCCCTTTGTTGCGCTCAATGATCTCATGTGCAATTCGAGTTAGCGCGCGCCTGATTGCTTGTTCGTCTAAGATAGTCTTGGACATCTGTACCCCTCCTATTTATGAAAATTAGCCGCAAAAAAGCCCTGACGGCTAGAAGCGTCAGGGCGTGTATAAATAAACAGACTGATCCTGCTTACACGTATCCTTGACCGCCTCACGGGACGCTTCTTAAAGGATGTTTCAATTAATCTTTCATAAGTGTGCCAGATTTAATACTAGATGTCAACGCTCAAATTTCTTTGCATGCGCTAAA
This window contains:
- a CDS encoding solute carrier family 23 protein — its product is MNKEVGIQEIPRFDKWFVLSLQHLFAMFGATILVPLLTGLSPAVALVSSGLGTLSYLLITKGQIPAYLGSSFAFIIPIQSAILIGGPEGAMIGSFFAGILYAIVALIIKRTGVRWLMQLLPPIVVGPVIMVIGLGLAGVAIDMAMNNPETGAYDGTLFAVALATLAITIIASVFFKGFFGLIPILIGIAAGYSLALATGIVDLTAIREAAWIEAPPFLVPFVTYTPSVSWEIILIMVPIALVTLTEHLGDQMVLSKVVGKNLVKKPGLHRSIFGDGFATIISSFLGGPPNTTYGENIGVVALTRVFSVFVIGGAATLAILFGFIGKVSAFITTIPTAVMGGVSILLFGIIASSGLRMLIDNKVDIGNKRNLIISSVILVIGIGGAMIQVNESLSIPGMALATVVGIVLNQVLPGKDPVRSEEEMFEAMSSEQEKHPAA
- the pyrR gene encoding bifunctional pyr operon transcriptional regulator/uracil phosphoribosyltransferase PyrR, whose amino-acid sequence is MSKTILDEQAIRRALTRIAHEIIERNKGTDDIVLVGIKTRGAYLAERLAARIEDIEGKRVATGEIDITLYRDDLSHKNASNEPKLHGTDIKTDIANKKVVLVDDVLYTGRTVRAGLDAIIDIARPAQIQLAVLIDRGHRELPIRPDYVGKNVPTSKSEVVDVKLTEVDQEEQVRII